In Candidatus Eisenbacteria bacterium, the DNA window GAGAGATAGGATGCGAGCGGCGTGCCGCGGCCGCGCGCCTCGAGCAGCTTGCGCACCATGATCGCTCGCTCACCGGAAAGCGACCGCCGATGATGATCCAACTCGCCTAACCAGCTCGCCCCGACCCGCGCCAGCCCCGGCGGCATCCAGCCGAGCTTTCGCATCAACGCGGGAAGCCGATAGCGGCGATAGCCGCCGAACACTTCGTCGCCGCCGGTTCCCGAGAGCAGCACGGTGACTTCCTGCGAAGCTGCGCGGGCGACCAGATGCGCGGGCACGATCGCGGCGTCCGCACATGGCTCGTCGAGCATCGCGATGATGCGCGGTAGCTCGGCGCGCACGTCGAGCGGAACCGAAAACTCGCGATGCCGGGTCCCGAAGAATTCCGCGACGCGTCGCGCCACGGCACGCTCATCGTGATAGCCCGCGCCTTCGAAGCCGATCGAAAAGGTGCGAGTCTCGCGGCGGATCGCCTCGGGAAGCAGACCCACCATGACGCTCGAATCCACGCCGCCCGAGAGCAGGATGCCGACCGGCCGATCGGACAGCAGCATCGACTCGGTCGAGGCGGCGATGCGGCGCCCGGCTTCGGTGGCGAGCGCATGGGGGTCACGAGCGCCGCCCGGGTCGTGAGCGCCGGCCGCGTTGAAGAACCGCGGCCACGGCCAGTAGCGCTCGTCTTTGCGCCCCTCGGGCGTCAGCAGGACTCGACATCCCGGCCGCACCTTTCGGACCGCGTGGAGCGCGGTGCGTTCGCCGGCTACGAAACCCAGTGCCAGGTAGCGCTCGACGGCCTCGCGGTCGAGCGTGCGCGGAAGCGCGGACTCGCACAGCAGCGCCTTGATCTCCGAGGCGAACAGCAGCCGATCGCCGAGGTGTGCCGCATAGAGCGGCTTCACCCCGAGCGGATCTCGCGCCAGCATCAGACTCTGGGCGCGCGTGTCGTAGATCGCGGTCGCGAACATGCCGCGCAATCTCTCGATCGCCGCCGGGCCGTGTTCAAGCCACAGGTAGGGCAACAGCTCGGTGTCGGTGCGCGTGCGCAACGGGTGGCGCGTCGCGAGGTCGGCTCTCAGCTCGGGGAAGTTGTAGAGCTCGCCATTCTGGATCGCCCACACGCGACGCTCGGCGTCGGCGATCGGTTGATGACCACCCAAGACGTCGAGGATCGAAAGCCGGCGAACCCCCAGCGTGACCCGCCCCACCGACTCGAGCCCCTCGTCGTCGGGTCCCCGATGCTCGAGTTTGCGCAGCATGCGCCCGACCAGCGCACGATCTTCATCGCGGGCGGACTCGGCTGCTCCGAGGTCGCCGAAGCGATAGATGCCTGCGATGCCGCACATCTAATGCTCCGAGCGCGTCGCGGACGCGATGGAGTTGATCGGCGGTCGAGGAGGGAGTGGGCGCATCGCGCGGCAGATTACGTCGAAGCACGAAGCCCGCACCAGTGAGCAGTGCGGGCTCGCGACTTGGAGACGGTGCGAATCGCGGTCCGGTTACTTCCCGGCGCGATAGGTCTTCGAGCGGGACTGGGTCGACGGTACGTTTTGCACCACGCTCTTCCACTCCGGGGCGCTCGGCAGGTCGTTCACGCTCAGCGCCCGCACGGCGAGCGCCCAGTCGGCTGCGTCGAGCTTCATCTTGTCGAAGTCCTCGGCGAACGCGCGCACGGTACCGCGCGCTGCGTCGCGATACTTCTCCTCGCCGGTCAGGTGCGTCAGCTCGGCCAGAAAGCGCACCACGAGCGCGTTGTCGAGCGATTCGCGACCCGAGCCACGGGTGCTGCCGTCTTTCTTCGGCGCGACGGTGGTGTTGAAGTGCCCGTCTTCGGCGTCGATGAAGCGCTGGAGCAGCAGGTCTCCGATCGCCTCGGCCCTGGTGCGATCGTCTTCGCGGCCGGCGACGCGCGCGGCGTAGATGTACGCACGTCCCATCACTGCCTGATCGGAGGCGCGCGCGCCCTTCTCGAGATCCTGCAGGAAGCTCTGACGCCAGAACGCGCCGAAGCCCATCCACGACTGTTCGAACACCGCGTCAAGGCTCTTGAGCGCGTAATCGCGGGCACGCGGATCGGCATTCAGGGTGGCGTAGTGAAGCCACGAGCGAATCGCGAGCCCGTTGGGTTCCGGATAGAGCTGCCGATCGCCGACCTGGCCCCAGACGAATCCGGCGCGACCTTCGGCGAGCACGCGCTGGAAGTACTCGGCTTCCTTGCGCATCAGGCGTTTCAGTCGCGGATCCCCGGTCGCTTCCCACGCCAGCATCACGGCTTCGAAGCGACGGGCGTTCGAATCGGTGCGCTTGGCATAGGCGGCGCTCTTCACGTCGGAATCTTCGGCGCCGTGGAAGAACCCACCCATGGTGGTGTCGAACAGCGTCACCATCCAATCGACGGACTGACGCGCGTGTGCGTTCCAGTAGCTGTCGCTTTCGCCGCGACCGTTCATCAACGCGATCTCGATCGAGCTCTCGGACGGCAGCCGGTTCTTGTCGACGTAACCGTGCTTCTCGTCGTAGGCCGCTTCGAGCCGTGCCCCAAGTCGGTCCATGAGCGAGCGGCTTTCAGCCGGGAGCTGCTGACGCCAGGCGGCGGCCGACGGCGTGACCGCGGCATCGGTCGGCGTCGCATTCGCGTCGGTGGCGCCCGCATGGGCCGTCAGCGGCGCAATCAACAGACACACGGCCGCGAGCGCGGCCAGCGAGGGGAAGCGGGACATGGCGAAGCCCTCCGGGTAGGTCACCCGGGGGTTATCGGCCCGCGCCGGAAGCGGCTGAAGGCCGCGCTACAGCTCCAGCCAGCCGAAAATCCCCATGAACGCGACCGCCACTCCCATCAGACTCTCGCCCGCGATCAGCCCCGAGGACACCGGCACCGTGAAGCGCTCGTGGACCCTGGGCGCCCACTTCGCGAGTGCCAGCGCGATGCAGGAACCGATGAAGAACGAAATCGAGTTGAAGCCGTTGAACGTAAACGCGAGCCCCAACCCGGTCGGCGAAGGAATGAACTTCTTGGCCTTCGGGAACCACACCTCGAGCAACGTGAGGATGATGCCCAGGCTCGCTCCGATCGCAAGACCCATACGAGCGGTGGGATGCAGAGCACCAACGCCCTTGGCCAGCAGCTCTGCGACTCCACGCCACACCAGTGCCGCCGGGGCGGGCCACTTCTCGGTGCCGAGCATGTTGATGTCGGGGATGATGATGAACAACACCGGAACGACGACCACGGCCCCCGCCAGCACGCCGAACATCTGCGCCAGGAATTGCTGCCGCGGATTCGCTCCCAGCAGATAGCCGCTCTTGAGGTCGGTCAGCAGGTCGCCGGCATGTGCGGTCGCGCCGGCGCTGATGTTGGCGGTCATCAGGTTGGTCGGAATGTTCCCGGGCGCGATCGCGCCGAAGGTGAGCTGCGTGATCTTGCTGAGCGGACCGACC includes these proteins:
- the asnB gene encoding asparagine synthase (glutamine-hydrolyzing); amino-acid sequence: MCGIAGIYRFGDLGAAESARDEDRALVGRMLRKLEHRGPDDEGLESVGRVTLGVRRLSILDVLGGHQPIADAERRVWAIQNGELYNFPELRADLATRHPLRTRTDTELLPYLWLEHGPAAIERLRGMFATAIYDTRAQSLMLARDPLGVKPLYAAHLGDRLLFASEIKALLCESALPRTLDREAVERYLALGFVAGERTALHAVRKVRPGCRVLLTPEGRKDERYWPWPRFFNAAGAHDPGGARDPHALATEAGRRIAASTESMLLSDRPVGILLSGGVDSSVMVGLLPEAIRRETRTFSIGFEGAGYHDERAVARRVAEFFGTRHREFSVPLDVRAELPRIIAMLDEPCADAAIVPAHLVARAASQEVTVLLSGTGGDEVFGGYRRYRLPALMRKLGWMPPGLARVGASWLGELDHHRRSLSGERAIMVRKLLEARGRGTPLASYLS